gaattaaatttaaaaaaaaataaatatgcgggggaaacatatataaaaataaataagttaAAGGAAAATGTTTCgattgaaaatatatgggAAAATGCCTTATCAAGAagtattttaataaaaggGGTTATTGAAATATGGGGGGAAGGGTATACGTATAATGAACTATTAGCAAATTTAAAAGCAAAAAATGACTTATTTGAAAGTactttaaataataaaaaatggtgTTTTCATTTCCATGCATATggtaaaataataaatcaaGAAGAAaaggtaaaaaaaatggatatgtttaatatttatgtagaaaagtataaaaatatagatatattaaatcCACATGTTCAATTAGCCATATTTGAAGAGTATGATAAAGAATCTAAAggaattttaaataaaatttatttcgGTAAATGTATTGCTCTGAGGAAGTTTAACCCatcattaatttataataaagataaCAATAAACATGCTTGCAgtagtaataaaaaagaatgcgataattgtaataatgatgttaatgaaaaaaaaaaggttgaaaataacaatagGAAAACATGGTGGGCCCATTATGCCCTAAATAAAAGGCGTATATTAGGGCCAACTACAACTGATAATGAATTAGCTTTTATTATGTGTAATAttgcaaaaataaaaaaaggagaTATAGTATTAGACCCTTTTGTTGGTTCAGGAGGATTACTAATTGCATCTTCTGTTTTTAATGCAATATGTATAGGTAATGATATCGATATAAGATTATTAAAGGGTTATAAATTATCTTATTTAAACCCTCGCATGAAACataaaagtaataaaaaaacaatatttgaaaattttaaacaatataatCTAAATAGTCCAGAAATATTAGTATCTGATAATTCTAATCCTGTTTggaatttttttcataaaccATGGGTTGATGCTATAGTAACAGATCCACCATATGGAAATAGAGCAACTGTTCGTATGTCTATAAAAACAGAGATTCCCCCAAAAACGAATAAAATCGAAAATGAAAATCTCAGGCATATAACTAATGACAGTATTTCTAATAATTATGTAGACGCTCTccaaaataatagtaactATATTGGGAATTCAGAAGCTACtgataatattattgtttctAATTCTGTTGCTGAACCtagtaataatgataaaatgaGCAAAGTAAAATCATTAATAAATACTAAAACGGTTACCTATTCTTGCGCCTTAGCTGTAAAAGACCTTCTAACCATCGCCTCGAAAACACTTGTTGACAATGGTATgcttgtttttttatttccagTGCAATTTGAAACAATGCAAGAAGAAATGGAAATACTAAAGCATGaggatttatatttaatatcatATGGTATGCAAGAGTTCACCGATTACTCTGGTAGGCTCATAGTTGCAATGCAAAGGAAACCTAGAATTTACTAAGTACACATAACTATGCATATATGAGGAGAGCGAACTGGCACATTGTTATTACTAATTTAACTAAGCGAAACAACAAAGGGATTTTTTGTTCTATTTACTTTTCAAATCATAATATGTGTAAATGAacaaaacaatatttttttgttaagaAATGTGTCGTTGAAAGGGCAGTCATTGTGCCTATAATTATtgtttgcatatatatatatttgcgtatgcatatacatacgtggatatgttttttttgtgagTATGCATGCAACtattcaaatttttaaagATTGCATGTACATGGTTTATATTTGtaggtatatatatttgtttattttcattttttatttgtccatactttttaaattaaaacataatatgtatataactgtgcaaaaaataaaaataaaaaataatatatatttattatttcattattttatgccatttttgaaaaattccACTTCCATAAGCATGTAATAAGAATGCAAAAGGTTCACATATATGTGCATTGCATATATGCTTGTTTATTGAAATATGCGTTGGCAATCACTTTATATagcattaaaaaatttctaaataatttgtaaaaataaaaatataaaaaaggatAAATACAAACGAAATTTTCCTTTATAAATATcttatgtatttatattaattttttaacaatgCATGCATTGCAAAAACACACACTgggtaaaatatatatgagaCCATTGAAAATTCGTATgggtatattatttatatgcagGCATTATTCATTATATGCGTTTCCAAGtgacaatatatttataagtaaaaaaaaaagaaacgctatattaaaaatcaaataaacgaggaaatatttgtaaatatgTTCAATTTGTATTAGGTTTTTGCAAATGAAAAgagggaaaaaaaaataatcatcACTGCCTTTCTTTAAGTGTGTTCATtgcaaagaaaaaataatggatgcaataaagaaaatatcgaaaaaaaagtataaaagtatatatcatcacatatatgtaaggttatatgcatatattttgtgaATATTTATACGTAAACAATAATACGATATGGTGatgaaaaacaaatatggGAAGGTTAAAAGTGTAACAGAGGAAAGTCATTTGCTTGATTATGCTTAGTGATTAGGAAACGTATAAAGCAGCTCTATGTATAGACGTAAAATGGGCTTGATGCACAATGAGGATAAACAGGTGCAAGGGTCAAGCTGCTTTAACCTATACACTGAGCATtcattaattatataaatatttgtatgtATGCATgatcatatttatacaatgtaagacattattatatgccGCATGGAAAATGTGTGATGAGGAGAATGAGACgatgtatatattacatacaATAGTACTCAACAGAGGTGCAtaaacaaacaaataaataacataaaaaaaattaaaaaaagcaaatggaataaaaaatattataataatgggATGTGGTTCAATATGTAAGAGTATGAGTGAAACGAGTAGGGAATGTTTCCCTCTTCGAATCATAGCAGCAGCAACAGTGCCCCTGTTATAAATTAGACAAAGCGATAGATCCAGGtgtaaagaaatattttttaatattttctgtaatttcaaaattaaCATTGTGTTTTTTCCACAAATCATTTAAtctattttctttattattttttgcttGTTCATATTTGTTTGAAATATCTTCAATTTTGTTAGATAAAGGTTGCAAGAAATTGAAAaggtttttttttgtctttaCTGATAGGTTCATATTATCTTTAACAGCAAAACATGGTTTTACATGAATATCTGTAACGTATTCTGGTAGCAtttctattaattttaCTATTAATTGTTCATCCATTTTGAAATCCTTATTACTTTTGTATTTATCTGCAACTTTTTTAGCAAAAGTTTTTAATTCGATTACTGTACATGTTCCCTCAACTATAAATTGATCATGAATAATTTCTGCTATCCATTTTGCATTttcgaatttttttttttcagtaACTAATAATTCATACTCTTTATCAAACTCGTCTTTGATCAATTTTatgacattttttttatgggCCTCTTCACGTATTTGCTTCATATTGTCtgtttctcttttttttggaGATCCTTGTGAAGCAATTGAATTAgaattattactattattgtTAGTTGtgttaaataaaaaatttgattttcttttatttcttccTAATGGAGTTCGAgttttttccttttccatttctttaataaaacttttatttttttttaaatcaataGTTGCACACTTTATTGGACTGTCTTGTATGACAATAAAATCGTCTGCATTGCTTTCTTGGGGTGTTCGAGCTAATTGAGCTaagattttattttcttccaAAACGACAGatggaaaaataatttgattaaaattaaagagTGAATGCcacttttttaattctgaATATttaggaaaataaaaatctggattaattttttttaataattctgtatgtttaatatttgcccaattaataattattcttTTTAGCATCTCTAATTTATCAGATGatgtatattcatatatattttcacatttttctGTATGTTCTCTTATTTGTATATCTTCGATTTTTCTTCCAGTAACATAATctgtatatatttcatgATTAGCTTCATATATTTCCTTTGTTATAACTACTTTATTTAATTGAATCAAATTCGGAGCAATCCAAGCTAATTGTTTTAACATTTCTCCAGTAAATATGCAAGATGGATTTAAATTGGCAATTTCTTGCTTTATCAGTCGATAAAAAACTGgttgattttttttattacgtctagatataataattaataaatattgatataaatttaataaagtAATAGGTGTTttaattacatttttattaaatatatcatctAAATCTTTTGAATATGGTTCGTAAATAGTTGTTATTGGGTTTTGCTTATGTTTACATAATTCTTCCATTATAATACattcatttgttttattagtATCTTTTTCAGTTTTTAAAACTGGATTTAATTCATAatctataaaattaaatttatttttcttatttccATCAGTATCATATTCACTGTCTTCTTTCTCATTAGCTTGAGTTTtagattttttataacttcTAATAGGACTGCCATTATTGcgatcttttttttttgtatcaTTTCCCGATAATGcatttaacaatttttttgtgcTAAGCTTTGGACTACCATCACCTTTTCGTTTTTTGCATTTTGGAGATTCtttgtaattatttaaaaaagagCTGTTATCATAGTTACCATAAGTGTTGTTATGTGCTAAATTTCGTTCATTACTGTGATGGTTACTACTACGAATTGAAACGCTACTATCATTTGAGTTTCCAATTGCCGTAGTATTGGTAGTAATACTTGggacatttttattaactgATTGTGAGACACCTCTTTTATTTGGCCATAAATTTGTTTCACAAACTatgttaaaattttcaaaatattttctatcATTATCACCAATTTTGtgttttgattttttactattaaaTTCATGTTCACTTATTATACAagcattatttttaaaaaaaccTCTAAAATCTTCATAAGTCATATCAGGGTTTTTTTCGCCTGATAATGGAAATTTACTAGGAGTAAATGTTTGGGATACAAATTTTGGTGGAtttacataattatttatagttatacatttatttccTATTAAACTTTCATCAGGATTTATCATATCCATTTCACATGgagttttatatttttttaaagtcGATGGATTATCAATTCCTGAGTAATAATTATGGCCTacattactttttttagGAGTTCCCCATCCATTGTTCATAAATGAAgatgtattattttctatttcaccattcattttattattataatcaaaattattatttatattttcacgTGAATTACTtgtattgttattattccCTTTTTGTGgatattcctttttttccatttttttatttaaattgaTATTATCCATAGATTCCGATTCTGTCAAATTGTTGTATATTTCATCATCATCTTTTGAATTCCTATTTATCACTTTATTGAATTTGCATTcatcaatattatatctatTTTCTTGACCTCGATTTCGTCCTTTTCTTAGATTTGCATTTAACTCTGTTTCATTTATACCATCCTCGTTGATATTTCgttcattattttgatcccctatattttctttcattATATTAGTATAATTTGTTACAACCatgcttttttttgttttatcaaACGCCCGAGGAGTCATAGACTCTTCGTCAATAATTCCATCATTCATATCCATATCAAGATTGTTTAGTTTTGACGATCGTATTGGTGTGCCGGATTCCGAGgtcttattatataatttagtTCCTATTGagattttttgttttattgtgtccattaaattattcattttttctacTTTGTTTaggaaaaattatttacataGAACGGGTTAAAGGAACAtgcataaatatgttttttaagCTATTTTTGTATcgattatatatatatattgcatGCATGTAGGTAAATATTACTTCccttttatattaataatatgtgTGTGTTTATTAcacttaaaaaattgtattctgagatataattatcataatttttcaaataaaaataacaccAATCTTACTATAAATGCACATTTTCATAAtctgtaatatatatgtgcaaTTACTGAGTAATCTTACGAAATAAAATGTGTTAAACTGACATTTGCATTATAAATAGCATTGAAGCAAGAttgggaaaaaaataacgtaaaataaaaaatatatatgtttaaatatatgaattagTATTTTAACGCATATGCGCGTGTTTGTCATATCAATTCGTTATTAATGCggcaaaaaaaatacgcATAATTTTAGTCACAATTGTATCAATGCGTAATAGGCCTATAATATTAAGTgtaatttcatttattttttttctttgcttattttattttttaaacacaatatatttattatctaTCTTACTAAAGTTAATATGTATAAGTAAAAAACGACGAAGAAAATTAAATCCATGTTTAATCTTTTGGattttatgtaaaaaagGATATGTATgaaattttgtaaataatcggtatatatacatatatgcatgtaattgtattaattcattaatgattaaaaacataaaatatatagcatTTTCCcctttaaaagaaaatataaatattaaataagcTTAACGAAAGAAAAGGACatgcaaatatattataatatatatatatgtgtaataTGTTACATTAAAGTAATACGTTAAGTTAAAATGGGCTAcactttaatttttgttttcattaATTACTTCAAAATGTACTAATaggatataataaatgcgAATAATGCAAATAATAGCGAAttaaatggaaatatatgcgaataaatatgtgtataaaaatagtgcATAAGTGTATAAATGagtgtaaaaaaataattatacatatatacacttttttattttattttttttacgaaatacaatttttacatttctctttaaaaagaatacataaaatgaatgaaaaataaatataacttttttaatacaaaaaatgtaagTTCGTGCAAAAAACTATAATAACGTAAAATGTATAAcgtaatatattttacttaTACATATGTGCGAAActtaaagaaatatattaaacgCCTTTTTTGTCACAAAATACActgtattatttaatagttgcatacaaatatacactaaaacaaaaaggataaaaataataggaTATTTTCTCGTACTATaatcataaataaaacggaaaaaatataatagatacaaaataattatatttttcataatactTGAACATATTCTTACTAAAATTTTATGCTTTAATAagcttatatattttttcattaacgaaagggtaaaaaaaaactgttacgcttttattatatacaagtttatgcatattagcgctgtacatatatattatgaatcATTTGTGTacttttgtaatttttttgtttttacaaaatcgagaaattattatttgtattttataattaaataatgattaCTGCTTGTTTGGGGGGtattcattttaataatatgttatctttctttttcccctcacattttgaaaatatttgaaaaaattaaaacgattttttgtctttctttttattataaataaggGCAATTTGAATACTTATATTGTAAGGGAgaaagaaatgaaaaaaaaatcatgaCTTAATATTATGGATTTtcttaaatttttcaattaattcttccatttaatattatttttaaacatCTACATActcacaaatatatattaaaggGCGGCACATTGCCCCATGTCTTTCTTTCTAATCGccgatatatataatatatattaaatatataatagataGATGCGAAACAGCAAATTTTGAAAAGAGAAATATAGATAATGAAATGTAGTTAAATGtgtaaacaaaataaaaaattattttatcaattaatttttcctcaacacataaaaatttgCATTAGGCATGGTGGATGAGAAAGTATAATTTGTAGCAttagtaaaatatttatacttatttattttattaaattaaagtTTTATTATGCACATttgctatattttttatttctgtGTATTATTTCTTCGCTATGCTCCCTTTCATACTTCTCTTATTTTTAAactttaaattaatatatttttattttaaatgactacttcaaattattttaaatgtgaaaataatatttgtaatGAATCAAATAACGTGTCAAAATATAACTATGGCGATGATGTTATCGAACTTGTGAATTTAAACAGCAATGGATGTAAACCATATAATGCAAAAGAAACAAATAGTCTTACAAAACCCTCGAGAAACAAAGCTAACTACAACAAATTTAAGGAATCGGATAGTGACGGTAAGATTGGAAAAAACGTAAAAATGAGTAAACTTGTAATCGTGTATACATATTGCTTCAAATGTGtaaatgtttatataatattgttttgtttattaacgtttttttatgtttttttagttGAAGTAATTGGTGATATAAGAATTTACAATGACAAAATAGACGAAATAGAGTTATTAAATAAGGATGGAGAATTAATTAGAGGTAAAGGTGtctattttgaatattatttagGTTGTATAGAGACAGAttctattatattatcTAGTGAGATATGCGAtgttaaaaatgataaagatATAAGTATAAGTTATGAAATAACACCCAAATCTACTAAAAGATCGTATTCTCCtatgtataatttaaaaattaatgataGTTATATTAGTTCaaatgattatataaaaataataggtagaaatatacaaaataaaacgcaaaaaggtaaaaaaaatgtgcctcaaaaaaagcaaaaaaaagaaaataataacgaTAGTTCTACAGTATGCTATGATATACTATCTCGgaaaagtaataataattttaatgaaatattatcatcagataaaaaatatgtagaaatgaataaatataaatgtgaAGTTTTAAAAGATATTAATGAAGGACATCCATGTATAAGACttaaacataataatagagatatatcaaaattaaaaagccATTTATCAAAAACTCTAAGCGTACTTTTGGTATTAAATGCTATAAgaatagaaataaaattagaaaaagtATCATTATGTGATTTTAAATTTGGTGGGAGTTTAAAAACTTTTGTGCatgttattttatatcctgattcatttaaaatagATGTACATAAATATCATGAATATAATTCTTTAATCAAATATAgtgtaaataatttatttaaagaattaaaaattgcACCATTAAGATTGGCAAAAAATGTAAGCTCCGATTCTTTTGACGATTTAAATACTAAAATAGTTACTGGAAAAAactttacaaaaaatattgataatttctccaataaatatgaaagcTCATCAGTAACTATCAACACTAACAACGCCTTTTATTTAGATTTTGCATTAAAGGAGGGGACACAAGGTATTATAATTGAGATGATATAGTATATGTTCATACTTATATTTGTCTACAAAAATGTAgacaaatattatatcgaatttttatttagtcTCAAGTTTATTctttcaaatttttatttcactaATTTTTGCCTCTCAAACTCCGTAGGTTCTTCTACCATATCTCAAGGAAAGGAATACGAAGAAATTTTGGATACAGCAAGCGAAAACGAAgtagaagaaaaaaacgaaGACACAACGAATCTGGTTTTTTCCgaagaaaaatatagagGTGGGTATTTACTCGAGGAgtttaaagaaatatatccAAATAGTGTTTATTTTAAGCCCACTCTAAAAACATACCAAGCAGAAGGAATATGGTGGATGTATTTAAAGGAAAATCCACCTGAATATCTGAAGGAAAATATCTTCAAAGgggaaaagaaaaatgaaattgaCTTGGACCAAATTATTAGAAGTAAGAGTATATATAGTGaaatacatgtatataatgacgtatatatagataaagaagtacatataaatagcgatgtatatatagataaagaagtaaatgtaaataaatacatgCATAATTgtgaaatttatttattggaTATGAAAACAGAAAATGAATCTTCTAATccgaatataaaaataaaagatgaaaatgaCGAAGAATATGGTCACATGAACGAAATGAAGAATAAGGAGCTAGTAAAGACTGAAGATTATAACAATGACGATGATAATGATATTCGAAACAAGGAGCCATTAAATCCTGTGTGGGAAGAACATGCATTTATAcctaatataaaaatatatgaagaaggaaaattaatatttgtattaaagtatttttatataaataaaataactgGATGCTTATCTTTGACATATCCACAATACGTTCCTCAATTTCGAGGTGGAATTTTAGCAGATGAGATGGGTTTAGGTAAAACAATACAAAGTATAGGTTTAATAGCACATgatatttatcaaaataaattacatataaaaaataataatatagaaaataaaaataatattacatatttaattgaaaatacaataaaGGGATTTGCTTACAACAAAGGTGGGACATTAATAATTGCACCTCTTGGTTTGATTTATCAATGGAAACAAGAAATAGACAAGCATACAAAAGAAGGTTTTATAagttcatatatatattatggaAGTtcaaaagatataaatagcGATTTATTGTCAAAATATTCAGTGGTCCTTACTACATATTCAACTTTAGTTtctgaatataaaaatacatggAATAAAATACTTTCTAGCAAACCCACTATTGAGGTGAAGGGAAATGCAACTAATGTGGGCAAGAGTGAATACAACATAGAAAACAAATTCTCTTATACAAAATGGGCGAAAGAAAAACAAGAAAAGGATGAGAAACCAGAAACCGTTGATAAATTTGAAGAAGGGTCAAACAATGGGCAAGGAAAAGGTAATGGAATTAAAAAGAGGAAATTAAACAACTTTTTTATGAAATCATCATTaaataatggaaaaaattCAATATTATCTTCAACTGgggataaaaaaacaaataaagtATTAAATAGTATGAAAGACTATCCactatataaaataacatGGAGAAGAATAATAATTGACGAAGCTcatgttataaaaaataaaaattcaattCAATCAATTGCTGTTTGGAAATTAAGAGGAGAAAGGAAATGGTGTTTAACAGGAACACCTATACAAAATTCTCTATACGATATATTTCCCTTATTGAGATTTTTAGGAATAAAACCATATGGTAATGTTGAATGGTGGAATAAAGAAATTGTTGATTATGTAAAtcgaaataaattaaatatagcATTAGATATAGTTAGAAAAATATCTTCTCCCATTTTATTAAGAAGAACAAAAAGTTCCAAAACAAAAGAAGGatgtaatattattactttacctaaaaaaaatgtacacatattaaaattaaagttTTCTTTAGAAGAAGAAGATTTTTATCGAGccatattttatagaagcaaaacaaaatttgatacatatatgcatgATGGTAATGTATTAAGTCATTACTCTCACGTTTTACAACTCCTTCTAAGGTTACGACAATGTTGTTCCCATCCTCTGTTGCTATTTTCAAAACCATTTTTTGAAGAGTGGAATGATGAAGATATTATAAATGGAATGTATGAAGAAAACTCTAGAATAACAGAATCTTCCATTGATTCAGCAACTGACAAATCGAGTATCTAtgtaaaattatcaaaCATGAAAGTAGACGATACATTGAAAAGTGATACAGTAAAAAATGAAGTATTGAAAAAGGATACTTTGATATACAACTTTTTGCAAAAATCGTCGAATTCGAATAAATTGAGCAGTGAGTATGTAGAAGAAATAGAAATGCTAAAAAATGGTACAGCTATGCAATGTGTTATTTGTTTAGAAGATTCGGTATATCCATTAATCAGTAAATGTTTACATATAATGTGTAAAAAGTGTGcagatttttattttaatttaacaCAAATagcagaaaaaaaatgcccCGGATgtgataattatataagttTAAAATCGTTAAAAACTTTAcaacaaaataaatcacCTTTAgatgattttttaaaaaaaatgaaaaaggataattttgtatattctACTAAATtaagaatattatttgatcatataaaagaagatataaaaaatgagcTTCATGTAGTTGTATTCTCACAATGGATAGGGTTTcttaaaataattgaaaaattattaacacTTCATGAAATaccaaataaaatatatgatggATCATTAACATATGAACAAAGGAAAAGCACACTTTATTGGTTTAACATtcaaaaaggaaaaatatatcaaccAGGAATTGGATTTTGCCAATCAACTTGTGATATTCCTATCGAAAATGAATCAGGAAAGGTTTTATTGTGTTCATTAAAGGCTGGAGGAGTAGGATTAAACTTGACAGTTTCATCAAAAGTATACCTTATGGATTTGTGGTGGAACCCAGCCATTGAGGATCAAGCATTTGAAAGAATACATCGAATAGGACAATTGAAggatgtaaatatatacaaatttgtTTTGGAAAAAACAGTAGAAGAACGAATTTTGCAAAT
This DNA window, taken from Plasmodium berghei ANKA genome assembly, chromosome: 13, encodes the following:
- a CDS encoding tRNA guanosine-2'-O-methyltransferase, putative translates to MSYLIWFSSHNKYDELKIIELKSLLETFGYYCNISLNGEELNLKKNKYAGETYIKINKLKENVSIENIWENALSRSILIKGVIEIWGEGYTYNELLANLKAKNDLFESTLNNKKWCFHFHAYGKIINQEEKVKKMDMFNIYVEKYKNIDILNPHVQLAIFEEYDKESKGILNKIYFGKCIALRKFNPSLIYNKDNNKHACSSNKKECDNCNNDVNEKKKVENNNRKTWWAHYALNKRRILGPTTTDNELAFIMCNIAKIKKGDIVLDPFVGSGGLLIASSVFNAICIGNDIDIRLLKGYKLSYLNPRMKHKSNKKTIFENFKQYNLNSPEILVSDNSNPVWNFFHKPWVDAIVTDPPYGNRATVRMSIKTEIPPKTNKIENENLRHITNDSISNNYVDALQNNSNYIGNSEATDNIIVSNSVAEPSNNDKMSKVKSLINTKTVTYSCALAVKDLLTIASKTLVDNGMLVFLFPVQFETMQEEMEILKHEDLYLISYGMQEFTDYSGRLIVAMQRKPRIY
- a CDS encoding CDT1-like protein, putative — encoded protein: MNNLMDTIKQKISIGTKLYNKTSESGTPIRSSKLNNLDMDMNDGIIDEESMTPRAFDKTKKSMVVTNYTNIMKENIGDQNNERNINEDGINETELNANLRKGRNRGQENRYNIDECKFNKVINRNSKDDDEIYNNLTESESMDNINLNKKMEKKEYPQKGNNNNTSNSRENINNNFDYNNKMNGEIENNTSSFMNNGWGTPKKSNVGHNYYSGIDNPSTLKKYKTPCEMDMINPDESLIGNKCITINNYVNPPKFVSQTFTPSKFPLSGEKNPDMTYEDFRGFFKNNACIISEHEFNSKKSKHKIGDNDRKYFENFNIVCETNLWPNKRGVSQSVNKNVPSITTNTTAIGNSNDSSVSIRSSNHHSNERNLAHNNTYGNYDNSSFLNNYKESPKCKKRKGDGSPKLSTKKLLNALSGNDTKKKDRNNGSPIRSYKKSKTQANEKEDSEYDTDGNKKNKFNFIDYELNPVLKTEKDTNKTNECIIMEELCKHKQNPITTIYEPYSKDLDDIFNKNVIKTPITLLNLYQYLLIIISRRNKKNQPVFYRLIKQEIANLNPSCIFTGEMLKQLAWIAPNLIQLNKVVITKEIYEANHEIYTDYVTGRKIEDIQIREHTEKCENIYEYTSSDKLEMLKRIIINWANIKHTELLKKINPDFYFPKYSELKKWHSLFNFNQIIFPSVVLEENKILAQLARTPQESNADDFIVIQDSPIKCATIDLKKNKSFIKEMEKEKTRTPLGRNKRKSNFLFNTTNNNSNNSNSIASQGSPKKRETDNMKQIREEAHKKNVIKLIKDEFDKEYELLVTEKKKFENAKWIAEIIHDQFIVEGTCTVIELKTFAKKVADKYKSNKDFKMDEQLIVKLIEMLPEYVTDIHVKPCFAVKDNMNLSVKTKKNLFNFLQPLSNKIEDISNKYEQAKNNKENRLNDLWKKHNVNFEITENIKKYFFTPGSIALSNL
- a CDS encoding DNA repair protein RAD5, putative, encoding MTTSNYFKCENNICNESNNVSKYNYGDDVIELVNLNSNGCKPYNAKETNSLTKPSRNKANYNKFKESDSDVEVIGDIRIYNDKIDEIELLNKDGELIRGKGVYFEYYLGCIETDSIILSSEICDVKNDKDISISYEITPKSTKRSYSPMYNLKINDSYISSNDYIKIIGRNIQNKTQKGKKNVPQKKQKKENNNDSSTVCYDILSRKSNNNFNEILSSDKKYVEMNKYKCEVLKDINEGHPCIRLKHNNRDISKLKSHLSKTLSVLLVLNAIRIEIKLEKVSLCDFKFGGSLKTFVHVILYPDSFKIDVHKYHEYNSLIKYSVNNLFKELKIAPLRLAKNVSSDSFDDLNTKIVTGKNFTKNIDNFSNKYESSSVTINTNNAFYLDFALKEGTQGSSTISQGKEYEEILDTASENEVEEKNEDTTNLVFSEEKYRGGYLLEEFKEIYPNSVYFKPTLKTYQAEGIWWMYLKENPPEYLKENIFKGEKKNEIDLDQIIRSKSIYSEIHVYNDVYIDKEVHINSDVYIDKEVNVNKYMHNCEIYLLDMKTENESSNPNIKIKDENDEEYGHMNEMKNKELVKTEDYNNDDDNDIRNKEPLNPVWEEHAFIPNIKIYEEGKLIFVLKYFYINKITGCLSLTYPQYVPQFRGGILADEMGLGKTIQSIGLIAHDIYQNKLHIKNNNIENKNNITYLIENTIKGFAYNKGGTLIIAPLGLIYQWKQEIDKHTKEGFISSYIYYGSSKDINSDLLSKYSVVLTTYSTLVSEYKNTWNKILSSKPTIEVKGNATNVGKSEYNIENKFSYTKWAKEKQEKDEKPETVDKFEEGSNNGQGKGNGIKKRKLNNFFMKSSLNNGKNSILSSTGDKKTNKVLNSMKDYPLYKITWRRIIIDEAHVIKNKNSIQSIAVWKLRGERKWCLTGTPIQNSLYDIFPLLRFLGIKPYGNVEWWNKEIVDYVNRNKLNIALDIVRKISSPILLRRTKSSKTKEGCNIITLPKKNVHILKLKFSLEEEDFYRAIFYRSKTKFDTYMHDGNVLSHYSHVLQLLLRLRQCCSHPLLLFSKPFFEEWNDEDIINGMYEENSRITESSIDSATDKSSIYVKLSNMKVDDTLKSDTVKNEVLKKDTLIYNFLQKSSNSNKLSSEYVEEIEMLKNGTAMQCVICLEDSVYPLISKCLHIMCKKCADFYFNLTQIAEKKCPGCDNYISLKSLKTLQQNKSPLDDFLKKMKKDNFVYSTKLRILFDHIKEDIKNELHVVVFSQWIGFLKIIEKLLTLHEIPNKIYDGSLTYEQRKSTLYWFNIQKGKIYQPGIGFCQSTCDIPIENESGKVLLCSLKAGGVGLNLTVSSKVYLMDLWWNPAIEDQAFERIHRIGQLKDVNIYKFVLEKTVEERILQIHQSKQYTANQCLAQVGNKISTDVNLVTQKLGMDDFILMFKDWN